The following DNA comes from Nicotiana sylvestris chromosome 10, ASM39365v2, whole genome shotgun sequence.
ACATTCTTCTTCATTGTGGACCTTCATGCGGTATAGTTCCAATTTGCCAGACTATTCCCCAGTCATATATTGTTTCTTTGGAATTTTCTCATGCTGTTTTACATTTTGTGGAAGATATATATGAACTTGCATTATCAAGTAATAGTTGTATGACTCACTCCTCTCCTTTATATAAATTTAATCAGTTACTTTATACTCTCTTAGTTTCGCAATATCACTGTGATTATCTGCTTAATTTGCTAACCCTATTTCTGCCCAAGGAAGTTTTAAAAGTAAAGTGCCTAGATCTTTCATCATCGTCCAATTGCTCAATTGGAAGTTAGTTCATCTAGGATTTTGAATGGCAATGCAGATTCTCAGGCTTTATTAACTCAAATCCTAGTAGGGACCTCCCTTTTCCTAGAGAAAGCATATGATAGAATACCACAACAGGCCATTTGGAGGGTGATGGAGAAGAAAGGAATTCATATTAGATATATGAATGTCATAAAGGACATAATGATATATGAAGGAGCTGTCACTAGCATGAAAACAATAGTAGGAGATACAGAAGAGTTTTCCATAACAGTGGGTTTACACCAGGGTTCTTCATTGGGCCCTTACTTATTTACCCTAGTTATGGATGAGTTAACCAACACAATTCAAGATGAGGTCCCATGGtgtatgctatttgctgatgatatTGTGCTAATTGACGAAACTAGCGAGGATGTCAGCCAAAAGCTTGAGCTATGGAGAAGAACCTTAGAGAGTAAGGATTTTAGGATAAGTAGAAGTAAAACTGAGTACATGCACTGCAAGTTTAGTTAGCATGAGAAGAGCGAAGTTGAGGTGAGACTAAATGGGATTGCGGTGCCAAAATGTAAACAATTTAGATATTTAGGGTTGTTGTTTTAGGGGAATGAAATGATAGATGAAGATGTTACTCATAGGATTAAAACTGGATGGTTGAAATGGAGAAGTGTTACCGGGATGTTATGTGATAAAAGGATGCCTACCAAAGTAAAAGTTAAGTTCTATAGAAGAGCTACAAGACCAGCTATGTTATATGATAGTGAATATTGGACTGCTAAGTCCAACATATCCATAAAATGAGTGTTGAAGAAATGTGGATGGTAAGATGGAAGTGCTGTCACACAAGATTAGATTAGATTAAAAATGCAAGCATTCGGCAAAAGGTGCAAGTAGCGTGTATTAAGGATAAAATGAGAGAAGGTCGCTTGAGATGGTTTGGTCATGTCCTACGTCGACCTACAGATGCACCGGTCCATAGGTGTGAAACTATGGTAGGACTAATAAATCTTTCTTCTTCCAATTGAGTAGGACTTGTGACTAGGTGAAAATAAGAGTAAATGGTCTCGTTTGTTTTTTAGTTCTCTGAGAACATTATGCCATGCTGATACCCATTCACTTGCTTATGCACATATGACAAATCTAGCCCCAAAATGCCTCGCTGTAACCCCTACCACTGCGTGAGAGGATAAGGAAACAAATAAAAGCTGGTGAAGGTAATATTGTTTCAGATTTTTCCAGATAACTTTGCCATATGACGCACAACAATTGCCAAGGTCAACAAGGGATACAGCTGCTATTTATTTAGCATGTGGTGTGGATCCTTCTAAGGTCTGCTCTTTATTTTCTCTGACATATATATTACATTGTGGCCTATCCCTTGCATTGTGATTATTGCGACTTTGCTTCCAGGCTTCAGTCTTTGTGCAGTCTCATGTCCGTGCTCATGTAGAGTTGATGTGGCTTTTGAGTTCTGCAACACCTATTGGTTGGCTCAACAGGATGATTCAATTTAAAGAGAAATCACGGAAGGCGGTGCGTCATTGCTGTATGCAGCCCTTTCTCCATTGCCTGTTGATCTTTCAATATCTTAATTTCTGCTTTTTACGATTTAACAATTTATATAGATTTAATTCACCAAATTTGAAGGAATTTTATTTCAACCATATCATCTGTAAACTGTGATTTGATGCTGCATGTGTAAAAAGTGAATATTGAACTACACTTTAGAGGTGCAATAATTCAAAAGTATGAACATAACCAGAGGATGTTTTGGATAAATAATAATAGTAGGTAGATTTGGTATCAAGTTTGAATACACAAACTGGGTAGAACTTCTATGGCTGGCAAAAGATAATTCATTGATTTTTCTTTGACTATATTTACAAGTACCATTGATTTCATTAGGCTCCACATAAATGTATTCATGTGAACATGATGCCTGCTTTATCTGAAGAACTACACTTTTTCTCAACACGAGTTTGCTGCTTGCCTCTTGAACTTACAACCTTTAGTGCCTCATATAATCTTGTTCTTTACACACGTATTTTAGTTACCTGATCTCCTTTCTATTTTATAGATCAGTTTCTTCTATTTTATGCAGTTAGTAGTCAAGACCAGGTTTGATAATTTTTCTGTTTCTATAAACAACATTAAACAAACATCATTTTGATGGTAACATCTCTTATGAATACGGAATAAATGTTAAGATGTCTTTGCGGGGGCATCAGAAGAGCCTATAATTTGATATGAAGATCTCAACTGTATTTGATAGGCCAAATTTTCTTTAAGTTCCATAACCCAGTATGAATACCCCTTAGAGTATGGATACTTGAAGATATTATTAACAAGCATGCTTTGAAATGTTATTAACTAGCATGCTTTTAATGGGTATGCCTTTGGACCCCTTATCTCCAGCAGAAACATGTATGTCTGCTTTGGGATTCTTACTTTTCTCATTTCTGACGTTAAGACTTCTTACAATTGCTGAAATATCTGATCCATATAATTAATGCTTGAAATCGGAACCAAGAAATTGAAATGAACCTTTGGGATTTTTGCACAAATAGCCGGCCGGATTCAATGTTTTTCCCTGGCTGATATACATAGATTACTGATTATACATGGTTATACACATAGTTATACTTGAACTATGCAAATATTATACATCTGCagactatttttagtttaagcggtTGGGTAGACGGCTATTTAGGTGAATTCTTCTAAACCTTTTTGCCGGAATGACATAAAAATCCAGACTGTGGTTGCTGGTTTTATCTCCATCTCTTACAGAAACATCATAACTCTTTGCTTTCACACTTAAACCTTTGGCTCTTTCTTATACCGGACTGTTTTTTCAGTGTCTCTACCAGTTGTTTTAATATTTATTTCTCTATGCAGGGGGATGAAAATGTGGGTGTTGCCCTTCTAACCTATCCTGTACTAATGGCTGCTGATATTCTTCTGTACCAGGTGGTTTCCAGCTCCATACTTCACTAACCCTAGTTAATGTCTCGgatttattttttatgaattagaAGCTTGACTTGTTGCATTCAGTATTTTGATTACCATTATATCTTGGGGTATCCTTGGGAAGCTTGCTCAAATGCCACTGCAGTTCCCAGCACAATTTTCCGCCAACTCTAATCTTGAAAGTGTGTGTGAATATGTGTGGATCTGATGTATCAAAGTATCCTTCGGCAGTCTGATTTTGTCCCTGTCGGAGAGGATCAGAAGCAACACCTGGAGTTGACACGAGAGCTGGCTGAGCGTGTTAACTATTTATATGGAGGAAGGAAGTGGAAGAAACTGGGAGGGTAAGTCATAAGGCAGCCGTGTTATGCTCTAAATACATATATTTGGATACTCACCATCTTGTTGTTTGACTTTTTCGTGCCCCTCCTAATTGTTGATTATATTTCAACTTGTCAAAAGAAAATcactttattatttttttgtaacaGGAGAGGCGGTTCAATCTTCAAGGTGGATTCTCACTGAAGCCTGGTTGATACCCTTCACTTCTGTACATGCTATTTGTATAGGTGAAGAATGCTAATCAGTATGCTTTTGTCAATGTAGGTTCCTGAGCCCCTTATTCCACCCGCTGGGGCTCGAATCATGTCCCTTACTGATGGTCTTTCCAAGGTTTGAAATTTCTTAAGTTCGAGCAGCTTTTATttgtttcattttcttcttctgcaaAAAGTGCTCTTCTTGCAATTGTTGCAGCCTAAAGCCATTGTCGTATTTGTTTCAGTTTCTTTAATAAATTCATGCTTCTTTCCAATATATTTTTCTAATGGAGTTCGTTGGACAGATGTCGAAGTCAGCACCATCTGATCAGTCGAGAATCAATTTGCTAGATTCAAAAGATGTAAGTAAAATTAGTTTTTTTATGGGCATCTTTTTGCGTTTAGAAGCATCTTTTATTATATCACTTTTGGAACGCCACGTTTATGCATTTTAACATCATAAAAAGCTTGAATTGGCTAATCATATTCTGAATGTGTTGTTgtaagaaggaaagaaaaagactTTATACACAATTTCTAGACTTTGGAATCTGCAATTCCATGTCTAAGTTCATCATAAATACTTTTTTTATCTCTTTTCCTctct
Coding sequences within:
- the LOC104235123 gene encoding tryptophan--tRNA ligase, chloroplastic/mitochondrial isoform X3 — its product is MNTFIKKLCSCWACTKIWRNVLLVVDGTKRHYLNLKKRIVSGVQPTGLIHLGNYLGAIKNWIRLQDTYETFFFIVDLHAITLPYDAQQLPRSTRDTAAIYLACGVDPSKASVFVQSHVRAHVELMWLLSSATPIGWLNRMIQFKEKSRKAGDENVGVALLTYPVLMAADILLYQSDFVPVGEDQKQHLELTRELAERVNYLYGGRKWKKLGGRGGSIFKVPEPLIPPAGARIMSLTDGLSKMSKSAPSDQSRINLLDSKDVIANKIKRCKTDSFPGMEFDNPERPECNNLLSIYQLVTGKTKQEVAEECRDMNWGTFKLVLTDALVDHLHPIQVRYEEIVSDASYLDGVLAEGARKAADVADVTVNNVYQAMGFLRR